In Rhodothermales bacterium, a genomic segment contains:
- a CDS encoding CPBP family intramembrane glutamic endopeptidase gives MTDSHLLYDGRLERARFHPLLAALLGLVLAFVLFQGISTITAIFMLVFVRGVGLDALLTDLPAVLEQYAGDLIVGNTVGQVFGLLLPGIWFARLHSSTWPAFLRLRGTDARFLVLSLLGLLAIIPVVQVLGSWSDLLPWPDSIRAFEKQQMDLIERILMRDFPLAFSISMLALTPAICEEVLFRGYVQRQAERSLGIFWGIAFSGIVFGLYHLRLTQALPLSVLGIFLAWITWRSGSLIPAILVHLANNSFAAILGKMSATGQLEADLETFEMPMSIFFVSLVVLVVVILAMNRIPTHGEEPYAEKTEDR, from the coding sequence GTGACCGATTCCCATCTGCTGTATGACGGCCGCTTGGAACGCGCCCGTTTCCACCCGCTTCTGGCCGCCCTGCTCGGGTTGGTCCTGGCGTTCGTGCTGTTCCAGGGTATAAGCACCATCACGGCCATATTCATGCTCGTGTTCGTGCGTGGGGTGGGCCTGGATGCCCTCCTGACGGATCTTCCTGCCGTGCTCGAACAATATGCCGGCGACTTGATTGTCGGAAATACCGTGGGGCAAGTATTCGGTCTGCTCCTTCCGGGGATCTGGTTTGCCCGTCTCCACAGCTCGACCTGGCCGGCATTCCTCCGGCTCCGTGGCACGGATGCCCGATTCCTGGTGTTGTCGCTGCTAGGCCTGCTGGCCATCATTCCGGTCGTGCAGGTCCTCGGTTCCTGGAGCGACCTGTTGCCCTGGCCCGACAGCATCCGGGCATTCGAGAAGCAACAGATGGATCTCATTGAACGCATCCTCATGCGTGATTTCCCGCTGGCGTTCTCCATTTCCATGCTCGCATTGACGCCCGCCATCTGCGAGGAAGTCCTTTTCCGTGGATACGTCCAGCGGCAGGCCGAACGCAGTCTTGGCATCTTCTGGGGTATTGCCTTCTCCGGCATCGTTTTCGGATTGTACCACCTCCGGCTTACGCAGGCATTGCCCCTGTCCGTACTCGGCATTTTCCTGGCGTGGATCACGTGGCGTTCCGGAAGTCTGATCCCCGCCATCCTGGTGCATCTTGCCAACAACTCATTTGCGGCCATTCTGGGTAAAATGTCCGCCACGGGACAATTGGAAGCGGATCTGGAAACTTTCGAGATGCCCATGTCTATCTTCTTCGTGTCCCTGGTTGTGCTGGTCGTGGTCATCCTGGCCATGAACCGCATACCTACCCACGGAGAGGAACCCTATGCCGAAAAAAC
- a CDS encoding dicarboxylate/amino acid:cation symporter — MPWYKKLHWQIIIGLVLGLLFGVLSAVMGWNAFTSDWIAPFGTIFLNLLKLIAVPLILASLITGVASLSDLSKLSRIGGKTIGIYMLTTVIALVIGLTIVNVMQPGKTVPPDMRERLEATYGGDASARTLLADQAKERGPLQALVDIVPENILGAAGDNRNMLQVVFFALFAGIGLLMIPANKARPMIEFFDSLNDLVIKLVEIIMISAPVGVFALMADTIASIAGDDLSEILELLGALGYYMIAVILGLFLHMLITYTGMIKFLTPRTLKQFYRAMGPAQLVAFSTSSSGATLPVTMERCEKELGVSEEISSFVLPLGATINMDGTGLYQAVAAVFIAQTLGMDLSLAAQLTIVLTAVLASIGTAAVPSAGIVMLVIILEAVGVPSAGIALILGVDRILDMLRTVTNVTGDAAVATVVAASENQLEPIPA; from the coding sequence ATGCCCTGGTACAAGAAGCTTCACTGGCAGATCATCATTGGCCTCGTTCTGGGCCTGCTTTTTGGCGTTCTGTCGGCGGTCATGGGGTGGAATGCCTTCACGTCCGACTGGATCGCACCCTTCGGCACCATCTTCCTCAACCTGTTGAAGTTGATTGCGGTGCCGCTCATCCTGGCGTCGCTCATAACAGGAGTGGCCTCGCTGTCGGATCTCAGCAAACTGAGTCGGATAGGCGGGAAAACGATCGGCATCTACATGTTGACCACCGTGATCGCGTTGGTCATCGGTCTCACGATCGTGAACGTCATGCAGCCGGGCAAGACGGTACCGCCTGATATGCGGGAGCGCCTTGAGGCCACCTATGGCGGTGACGCGAGTGCCCGCACGCTGCTGGCGGACCAGGCCAAGGAGCGCGGACCACTGCAGGCGCTGGTTGACATCGTACCGGAGAACATCCTCGGTGCCGCCGGGGACAACCGGAACATGCTCCAGGTGGTGTTTTTCGCGCTGTTTGCAGGGATCGGTCTGCTCATGATCCCGGCGAACAAGGCGAGGCCCATGATCGAGTTCTTCGACAGTCTGAATGATCTCGTCATCAAGCTGGTGGAAATCATCATGATATCGGCGCCAGTGGGGGTTTTCGCCCTCATGGCAGACACCATTGCCAGTATTGCCGGGGATGACCTCTCCGAGATCCTGGAGTTGCTGGGGGCGCTCGGCTACTACATGATCGCGGTCATCCTGGGCCTGTTCCTCCACATGCTCATCACCTACACCGGGATGATCAAGTTCTTGACGCCCCGTACGCTCAAACAATTCTACCGGGCCATGGGGCCTGCCCAGCTGGTTGCCTTTTCCACCTCCTCCAGCGGCGCGACGCTGCCGGTGACCATGGAGCGGTGCGAGAAGGAGCTCGGCGTAAGTGAAGAGATCTCGTCCTTCGTGTTGCCGCTCGGGGCCACCATCAACATGGACGGAACCGGGCTGTATCAGGCGGTCGCCGCCGTGTTCATTGCCCAGACCCTGGGCATGGACCTCAGTCTCGCGGCGCAACTCACCATCGTGTTGACGGCCGTCCTGGCGTCCATCGGCACGGCGGCGGTGCCCAGTGCGGGGATCGTCATGCTGGTCATTATCCTGGAGGCGGTGGGCGTGCCCAGCGCCGGGATTGCCCTCATCCTGGGTGTGGACCGGATCCTGGACATGCTGCGCACGGTGACCAACGTGACGGGTGACGCAGCCGTAGCCACGGTGGTGGCGGCAAGCGAGAACCAACTGGAACCCATCCCAGCCTGA
- a CDS encoding TlpA disulfide reductase family protein produces MDSTIVLWMGMGMIAVGAGFLYVLFKDNPARRPRDLMEWTGTVLSVLLIVAAAALIAVSRQTGSNAAEGQATATPSTFQDMIIEAPAGNFSFTGLDSGATADLDAYRGKVVLLNFWATWCAPCLEEIPALNRLQKKYGEDGFVVLSISDEDPGILKAFEAQLPLDTESVYVDFGMDLPVPFRGAFDIRPTSFVVDREGTVRRYILGNRPYDFFETAIQPYL; encoded by the coding sequence ATGGACAGTACAATCGTACTCTGGATGGGGATGGGGATGATTGCCGTCGGGGCAGGCTTCCTGTACGTCCTGTTCAAGGACAACCCCGCACGCAGGCCCCGGGACCTGATGGAATGGACCGGTACGGTGCTGTCGGTCCTGCTCATAGTCGCTGCCGCGGCGCTGATTGCCGTATCCCGGCAGACCGGGTCCAATGCGGCTGAAGGCCAGGCCACGGCTACGCCGTCCACGTTCCAGGACATGATCATCGAGGCACCGGCCGGGAATTTCAGCTTCACGGGGCTGGATTCAGGGGCCACAGCCGACCTGGATGCGTACCGGGGCAAGGTGGTCCTGCTCAATTTCTGGGCCACCTGGTGTGCTCCGTGCCTGGAAGAAATTCCGGCGTTGAACCGACTGCAGAAGAAATACGGGGAGGACGGATTCGTGGTGCTCTCCATTTCGGATGAGGACCCCGGGATCCTGAAAGCCTTCGAAGCCCAACTGCCCCTGGATACGGAATCGGTTTACGTGGATTTCGGCATGGACTTGCCTGTGCCGTTCCGCGGCGCATTCGATATCCGTCCAACGTCGTTTGTCGTGGACCGGGAGGGGACCGTGCGGCGGTACATCCTGGGCAACCGCCCCTACGACTTTTTTGAAACCGCCATCCAACCGTATCTGTGA
- a CDS encoding sigma-70 family RNA polymerase sigma factor, with product MTDTALIKQFKSDPASGYADLLDHYTPVILRMIRRFLTDPDEMMETYTAICERLQHDDYKALRQFRINSELTPWLSVVVANACRDRFRKNRATSMPNSVVSKLDNTEKYIFKCYYQDHIPQSEIPELVSGNMGVQCSSVEVSRALAKIDSMLSTNKRWHLLAALRANRPTLSLEDLNDIGIAPPSRADSPDHVEDEEEERVDLLNSAIGELDPDDQLLVLLRFEHGMRAEQIAKIMHFDNHKYVYTRIRTIINRLRKSMTVDA from the coding sequence ATGACCGATACCGCCCTCATCAAGCAATTCAAATCGGATCCGGCTTCCGGCTATGCCGATCTGCTTGATCACTACACCCCTGTGATCCTGAGGATGATCCGGCGTTTCCTCACCGATCCGGATGAGATGATGGAAACGTACACGGCCATCTGTGAACGGCTCCAACACGACGACTACAAAGCGCTGCGCCAATTCCGGATAAACAGCGAGTTGACGCCGTGGCTGAGTGTCGTGGTGGCCAATGCGTGCCGGGACCGTTTCCGGAAGAACCGGGCGACGTCCATGCCCAATTCGGTCGTCTCAAAATTGGACAACACGGAAAAGTACATTTTCAAGTGCTACTACCAGGACCACATTCCCCAATCGGAAATCCCTGAACTGGTGTCCGGAAATATGGGTGTACAGTGTTCGAGCGTCGAGGTCAGCCGGGCGCTGGCCAAGATCGACTCCATGTTGTCCACGAACAAGCGCTGGCATCTGCTGGCGGCCCTCCGCGCCAACCGGCCGACGCTCTCCCTGGAAGACCTGAACGACATCGGCATTGCGCCCCCCTCGCGGGCCGACAGTCCCGACCACGTGGAAGATGAGGAAGAGGAGCGCGTGGATTTGCTGAACAGTGCCATCGGCGAGCTGGATCCGGACGATCAGCTGCTGGTCCTGTTGCGCTTCGAGCACGGCATGCGTGCCGAGCAGATTGCGAAGATCATGCACTTCGACAACCACAAGTACGTTTACACACGCATCCGGACCATCATCAACCGATTGCGGAAGAGCATGACCGTGGACGCCTGA